A region of Stigmatella erecta DNA encodes the following proteins:
- a CDS encoding DUF5107 domain-containing protein, with the protein MSPVSVRRATVELPTYAPQAPDRNPMFLEKRVYQGSSGRIYPLPFIDRIAEEPVPRPWEAVFLENEYLQLMLLPQLGGRIHRAVDKTHGFDMIYYQPVIKPALVGLAGPWISGGIEFNWPQHHRPSTFMPADVHVEQEPDGAITVWMSEHDPMARMKGMHGVRLRPGSAVLELRVRVYNRTADVQTFLWWANVAVRVHERYQSFFPPDVSYVADHAKRAMSTYPRASGPYYGVDYAARARKGVPAQERPPRYPPDAADGFTPPSPDDLSWYANIPVPTSYMCMGTKEDFFGGYDHRARAGIVHVADHHIAPGKKQWTWGNHAFGYAWDRLLTDPDANGEHAPYIELMAGVFTDNQPDFSFLQPGETKTWSQSWYPIREVGPVQQANLDAAVHLSVQGTDVKVGVAAPAPLSGVRIRLEAQGRVLKRWTRELGPDRPFTAVAALPPGTRREALTVSVRTKEGRELVRYTPPPPTQRPLPEAATEPPLPTHVESADALYLTGLHLEQYRHATRAPEAYWREALRRDPGDARCHTALGRWHLRRGELAEAEKHLRAAVARLTARNPNPADGEAHYQLGRCLRLRAWEAREGAAPTLRRDAEEALHKAAWNQAWRGASALALAELACQRQDWRAALSQAEESLRLDAQQLRARDLRALILRQLGRDAEASEALADTLRMDPLDWWARDLRGETLACDNQVRLDLAWDYAHAGFYGEARRVLEQAPPAADGTAPLLAYTRAFFHEQEGQAQDAKRLRRAAREADPAYCFPARLEELFVLRAALRAEPSDARAPFFLGHLLYDRRRHGEAIVCWERAARQEPGNAIAWRNLGIAYYNVRKQPTRARTAYERAFRANPGDARLLFERDQLWKRLGVAPRRRLRELERHLSLVRRRDDLSIELCALYNQTGQAAQAQEVLASRRFQPWEGGEGLVLGQHLRTHLLLGRAALAAGRVEEARKLFEVAGSAPAHLGEARHLLANPSELGFWMGEALAASGDPAGARRAWQAAASFRGDFQQMAVQPFSEMTYWSALASARLGKKAESKRLLKGLLEHAQALAWKPAVIDYFATSLPAMLLFDEELAFQQETAALFLEAQARSGLGQNARARRILTEVLRREPGHALAQDLLGEWGR; encoded by the coding sequence ATGAGCCCTGTCTCCGTCCGCCGCGCCACCGTCGAACTGCCCACCTACGCGCCTCAAGCGCCTGACCGCAATCCGATGTTCTTGGAGAAGCGCGTCTACCAGGGCTCCAGCGGCCGCATCTATCCGCTGCCGTTCATCGACCGGATCGCCGAGGAGCCTGTTCCGCGCCCGTGGGAGGCGGTGTTCCTGGAGAACGAGTACCTGCAGCTCATGCTGCTGCCCCAGTTAGGGGGCCGCATCCACCGGGCCGTCGACAAGACGCACGGCTTCGACATGATCTACTACCAGCCGGTCATCAAGCCGGCGCTCGTGGGGCTGGCGGGCCCGTGGATCAGCGGTGGCATCGAGTTCAACTGGCCCCAGCACCACCGCCCCTCCACGTTCATGCCGGCCGACGTCCACGTGGAGCAGGAGCCGGACGGCGCCATCACCGTCTGGATGTCGGAGCACGACCCGATGGCCCGCATGAAGGGCATGCACGGCGTGCGGCTCCGGCCCGGCAGCGCGGTGCTCGAGCTCCGGGTGCGCGTCTACAACCGCACCGCCGATGTCCAGACGTTCCTCTGGTGGGCCAACGTCGCCGTCCGGGTCCACGAGCGCTACCAGTCCTTCTTCCCGCCGGACGTCTCCTACGTGGCGGACCATGCCAAGCGCGCCATGAGCACCTACCCGCGCGCCTCGGGCCCGTACTACGGCGTGGATTACGCGGCGCGGGCGCGGAAGGGGGTTCCCGCGCAGGAGCGGCCCCCGCGCTACCCGCCCGATGCCGCCGATGGCTTCACGCCTCCCTCCCCGGATGACCTGTCCTGGTACGCCAACATCCCCGTGCCCACCTCGTACATGTGCATGGGGACGAAGGAGGACTTCTTCGGGGGCTACGACCACCGGGCCCGCGCGGGCATCGTTCACGTGGCGGACCACCACATCGCGCCCGGGAAGAAGCAGTGGACCTGGGGCAACCACGCGTTCGGGTATGCGTGGGACCGGTTGCTCACGGATCCGGATGCGAACGGAGAACATGCCCCGTACATCGAGCTGATGGCGGGGGTCTTCACCGACAACCAGCCCGACTTTTCCTTCCTCCAGCCCGGGGAGACCAAGACCTGGAGCCAGTCCTGGTATCCGATCCGCGAGGTGGGCCCGGTTCAGCAGGCCAACCTCGATGCCGCCGTCCACCTGTCGGTCCAGGGAACGGACGTGAAGGTCGGGGTGGCGGCCCCGGCGCCGCTGTCCGGCGTGCGGATCCGGCTGGAGGCGCAGGGGCGCGTGCTGAAGCGGTGGACGCGGGAGCTGGGGCCGGACCGGCCCTTCACCGCCGTGGCCGCACTGCCTCCAGGAACCCGGAGAGAGGCGCTCACGGTCTCCGTCCGGACGAAGGAGGGCCGGGAGCTGGTGCGCTACACCCCGCCCCCGCCCACCCAGCGCCCTCTGCCCGAGGCCGCCACGGAGCCGCCCCTTCCCACCCATGTCGAGAGCGCGGATGCGCTGTACCTGACCGGCCTGCACCTGGAGCAATACCGGCATGCCACGCGCGCGCCGGAGGCCTACTGGCGCGAGGCACTCCGGCGCGATCCCGGGGACGCCCGCTGCCACACGGCGCTGGGCCGCTGGCACCTGCGGCGGGGCGAGCTGGCCGAGGCCGAAAAGCATCTGCGGGCCGCCGTGGCCCGGCTCACCGCGCGCAATCCCAACCCCGCCGATGGGGAGGCCCATTACCAACTGGGCCGGTGTCTGCGCCTGCGCGCCTGGGAGGCCCGGGAGGGGGCCGCCCCCACGTTGCGGCGAGACGCGGAGGAGGCTCTCCACAAGGCGGCCTGGAATCAGGCGTGGCGAGGGGCGTCCGCGCTGGCCCTGGCGGAGCTGGCCTGTCAGCGCCAGGACTGGCGGGCCGCGCTGTCGCAGGCCGAGGAGTCCCTGCGCCTGGATGCCCAGCAGCTCCGGGCGAGGGACCTGCGGGCGTTGATTCTCCGCCAGCTCGGGCGGGACGCGGAGGCTTCCGAGGCGCTGGCGGACACGCTCCGGATGGACCCCCTCGACTGGTGGGCGAGGGATCTGCGGGGCGAGACGCTGGCGTGTGACAATCAGGTCCGGTTGGATCTCGCCTGGGATTACGCGCACGCGGGCTTCTATGGGGAGGCGCGCCGCGTCCTCGAACAGGCGCCCCCGGCGGCCGATGGGACGGCGCCCCTCCTCGCCTACACCCGCGCGTTCTTTCACGAGCAGGAGGGCCAAGCCCAGGACGCCAAACGCTTGCGCCGCGCCGCCCGCGAGGCCGATCCGGCGTATTGCTTTCCCGCGCGTCTGGAGGAGCTGTTCGTCCTGCGGGCGGCCCTCCGGGCGGAGCCGTCCGATGCCCGCGCGCCGTTCTTCCTGGGCCACCTTCTCTATGACCGGCGCCGTCACGGGGAAGCCATCGTGTGCTGGGAGCGCGCGGCACGCCAGGAGCCCGGCAATGCCATCGCCTGGCGCAACCTGGGCATTGCCTATTACAACGTCCGCAAGCAGCCCACGCGCGCCCGCACCGCGTACGAGCGGGCCTTCCGGGCCAACCCCGGCGATGCCCGGCTGCTCTTCGAGAGGGATCAGCTGTGGAAGCGCCTGGGAGTGGCGCCCCGGCGCCGCCTGCGGGAGCTCGAACGGCACCTGTCCCTCGTGCGCCGGAGGGATGATCTCTCCATCGAGCTGTGCGCGCTCTATAACCAGACAGGGCAGGCCGCCCAGGCACAGGAGGTTCTCGCCTCCCGCAGGTTCCAACCCTGGGAAGGGGGAGAAGGGCTGGTGCTGGGACAGCACTTGCGCACCCACCTCTTGCTGGGCCGGGCGGCGCTGGCCGCCGGGCGCGTGGAGGAGGCCCGGAAGCTCTTCGAGGTGGCCGGCTCCGCGCCCGCCCACCTGGGCGAAGCCCGGCACCTCCTGGCGAACCCCAGCGAGCTCGGCTTCTGGATGGGCGAGGCCCTCGCCGCGTCGGGAGACCCGGCCGGGGCCCGGCGCGCGTGGCAGGCAGCGGCTTCCTTCCGGGGGGACTTCCAGCAGATGGCCGTTCAGCCATTCTCGGAGATGACCTACTGGTCCGCGCTCGCGTCTGCGCGGCTGGGGAAGAAGGCCGAGTCGAAGCGCCTGCTCAAGGGGCTGCTGGAACATGCCCAGGCGCTGGCGTGGAAGCCCGCGGTGATCGACTACTTCGCCACCTCGCTGCCCGCGATGCTGCTGTTCGACGAGGAACTGGCCTTTCAGCAGGAGACGGCGGCCTTGTTTCTCGAAGCGCAGGCTCGCTCAGGGCTTGGCCAGAACGCGCGCGCCCGCAGGATCTTGACCGAAGTGCTGCGCCGTGAGCCGGGCCATGCGCTCGCTCAGGACTTGCTTGGCGAATGGGGACGGTGA
- a CDS encoding family 2 encapsulin nanocompartment cargo protein terpene cyclase: MASGRKKQPFQLPDFYVPWPARLNPHLEGTRAHSKAWSYEMGIIGVPKDGSSPEIWNEAQFDAMDYALLCAYTHPEAPGPILDLVTDWYVWVFYFDDHFLEVYKRSQDRAGAKKYLDRLPMFMPVDLSKTPPEPTNPVERGLLDLWTRTVPTRSEDWRRRFFESTVNLLEESNWELSNISERRVSNPIEYIEMRRKVGGAPWSAGLVEHAVSAEVPARIAASRPMEVLKDTFSDAVHLRNDLFSYQREIEEEGELSNGVLVFERFLNIDPQRAANLVNDVLTSRLQQFENTAVTELPPLFVEHGLDPAEQLSVLTYIRGLQDWQSGGHEWHMRSSRYMNDSAGGASAGGSTPFGLSGLGMSAARLPLSPGALGLGRIKNFTHVPFRPVGPVKLPKFYMPYSTSVSPHLQTARRDSKDWARRMGMLDTLPGVPEVYIWDDHKFDVADVALCGALIHPEASVQQLNLTAGWLVWGTYADDYFPAFYGNTRDMAGAKVFNARLSAFMPDGPCTAIPTNPVERGLADLWARTAGPMTEKARRQFRKAIQDMTASWLWELANQIQNRIPDPVDYVEMRRKTFGSDLTMSLSRLAHGDAIPEEIFHTRPVRGLENSAADYACLTNDVFSYQKEIEFEGELNNGVLVVQRFLNLEAHQAVETVNDLMTARMRQFEHIVSKELPILVHSAGLNANAQDKLRVYVEKLQRWMAGVLRWHIAVDRYKEFELRSTRKPRRRVGELTGMGTSAARISELFGASRSKTVAKLGK; encoded by the coding sequence ATGGCCAGTGGGCGTAAGAAACAGCCATTTCAATTGCCAGATTTCTATGTGCCGTGGCCCGCGCGGTTGAACCCTCACCTGGAGGGGACCCGCGCTCACTCGAAGGCCTGGTCGTATGAGATGGGGATCATCGGGGTGCCGAAGGACGGCTCCAGCCCCGAGATCTGGAACGAGGCCCAGTTCGATGCCATGGACTACGCCTTGCTCTGTGCGTACACCCATCCCGAGGCGCCTGGTCCCATTCTGGACCTGGTGACCGATTGGTATGTCTGGGTTTTCTATTTCGATGACCATTTCCTAGAGGTCTACAAGCGCTCCCAGGACCGGGCGGGCGCGAAAAAGTACCTCGACCGGCTGCCGATGTTCATGCCGGTGGATCTCTCCAAGACACCGCCCGAGCCCACCAATCCGGTCGAGCGGGGGTTGCTGGACCTGTGGACTCGCACCGTGCCCACGCGCTCCGAGGACTGGCGCCGCCGGTTCTTCGAGAGCACCGTGAACCTGCTCGAGGAGTCCAACTGGGAGCTGTCCAATATCAGCGAGCGCCGCGTCTCGAACCCCATCGAGTACATCGAGATGCGCCGCAAGGTCGGCGGGGCCCCCTGGTCCGCGGGCCTCGTGGAGCACGCCGTCTCCGCCGAAGTGCCTGCCCGGATCGCCGCCAGCCGGCCGATGGAGGTCCTCAAGGACACGTTCTCCGATGCGGTCCACCTGCGCAACGATCTCTTCTCCTACCAGCGGGAGATCGAAGAGGAGGGCGAGCTGTCCAACGGCGTCCTCGTGTTCGAGCGGTTCCTGAACATTGATCCGCAGCGCGCCGCCAACCTCGTCAACGACGTGCTGACCTCCCGGCTCCAGCAGTTCGAGAACACCGCGGTGACGGAGCTGCCGCCGCTCTTCGTGGAGCATGGCCTGGACCCGGCCGAGCAGCTGAGTGTCCTCACCTACATCCGGGGACTTCAGGACTGGCAGTCCGGCGGCCACGAGTGGCACATGCGCTCCAGCCGCTACATGAATGACAGCGCCGGGGGCGCTTCGGCGGGGGGCAGCACGCCGTTTGGGTTGTCGGGCCTGGGGATGTCGGCCGCGCGGCTGCCCCTGTCTCCGGGCGCGCTGGGGCTGGGGCGGATCAAGAACTTCACCCACGTGCCCTTCCGGCCGGTGGGGCCGGTGAAGCTGCCGAAGTTCTACATGCCGTACTCCACGAGCGTGAGCCCTCACCTTCAGACGGCCCGCCGGGACTCCAAGGACTGGGCCCGCCGGATGGGCATGCTGGACACGCTTCCGGGCGTGCCCGAGGTCTACATCTGGGATGACCACAAGTTCGATGTGGCCGATGTGGCCCTGTGCGGCGCCCTGATTCATCCGGAGGCATCCGTCCAGCAGCTCAACCTGACGGCCGGGTGGCTGGTGTGGGGCACCTACGCCGACGACTACTTCCCGGCCTTCTACGGCAACACCCGCGACATGGCGGGGGCGAAGGTCTTCAACGCCCGCCTGTCCGCCTTCATGCCGGACGGTCCCTGCACGGCCATTCCCACCAACCCGGTGGAGCGCGGCCTGGCCGACCTGTGGGCCCGTACCGCGGGCCCGATGACGGAGAAGGCGCGGCGCCAGTTCCGCAAGGCCATTCAGGACATGACCGCGAGCTGGCTGTGGGAGCTGGCCAACCAGATTCAGAATCGCATCCCGGATCCGGTCGACTACGTCGAGATGCGCCGCAAGACGTTTGGCTCGGACCTCACCATGAGCCTGTCCCGGCTGGCCCACGGTGACGCCATCCCGGAGGAGATCTTCCATACCCGCCCGGTGCGCGGGCTGGAGAACTCCGCGGCCGACTATGCGTGCCTGACCAACGACGTCTTCTCCTACCAGAAGGAGATCGAATTCGAGGGGGAGCTCAACAACGGGGTGCTCGTCGTTCAGCGCTTCCTCAACCTCGAGGCGCACCAGGCCGTCGAGACCGTCAACGATTTGATGACCGCGCGGATGCGCCAGTTCGAGCACATCGTCTCGAAGGAACTGCCCATCCTGGTGCACAGCGCCGGCCTGAACGCGAATGCGCAGGACAAGCTGCGCGTCTACGTCGAGAAGCTGCAGCGCTGGATGGCGGGCGTGCTCCGCTGGCACATCGCCGTGGACCGCTACAAGGAGTTCGAGCTGCGCAGCACCCGGAAGCCCCGGCGCAGGGTGGGGGAGCTGACCGGGATGGGGACCTCGGCGGCCCGCATCTCCGAGCTGTTCGGGGCCAGCCGGTCCAAGACCGTGGCGAAGTTGGGCAAATAG